The nucleotide sequence TGCCTGAGACCTTTGAGAGCAGGTTGGGGAATAAATTTGGGTGGGAGATGGGGATTCATGTTTTTCCAGGGTTTTCTCAGTAAGAATATTACAGTTCCAAGCTCTCCTTTGCTCCTGATGAGTCCTGAGCCCCTCTTGAGGTGTAATGGGAATCTTTGTTGCGGTCTCCAGGCTTTGTTTTCCTGAATGAGGGTTGAGATCCTCAGGGCTGCTGGAAGAGCCACTCCAGGCCCCATAAACACAAGTTACAGGAGAAGCTGCCCTTTGGGGTAGGAACTGGGCATGCTCCGTTGCGTTTGAATTGAGATTGGTGTTTGGGTGAGAAGCTAAAGGAGAATTTCTGGGGGTGCTAATCCCTCTCCAGTTCATGCCTGTTTCATCAGCTGCACCCCTGGCATCAGATCAGGGCAAGTGggcaatgtcagagtgcagagcCCCAACCCCTCTGCGCTGAAACATAGTCTCATTCCCTGTTCTGTGTCTAATCAGCTACCTCGGTGGGCACAAACGGTGCACACACTGACAATTGGCTTCCCCCTTTAATTGCTTTTAGGAGGAAGCCAGAAATTTCATCACCCCTGAAAACCTGGACGAGCGAATTGAAGAGTGCCTGGATAACCCTCGCAACTACAACTTCGCCATCGATAAAGAAGGGCGCATCGTCAAGCAGAGCATGCTGTCCTAGAGGTTCTCTTGATTGGGACAATTCAGATGGGAGACTTTCCTATGGGTTCCATCCAGATGCTGTGCTCAGGGCAGGAGCAAGAGGAAAGGAGCATCATGCATACAAGTCGACCGTggaatttcattttgacaaaCAGCCCTTTGGTGCCAGTCACAATTCCTGCCTTGAAAGGCTGTCACCTGCTTCGTAGCTCATGTCCCTTTGCTTTGGGACAAATTGCTGTTGTCTCCGAAATAAAGGAAtgtgttttttacagcactgtagTTCTTAATTTCTTAGGCACAGTAGTTCAGAAGTATTAATTGAATATATCTATGAGCTTATATAGCTTCCATCACTGCAGTGTCCGAGTGCCCAGTCAAGCCTTTGCAGTTCAAGAGTATTCCCTGAAAAATATTCCAAGGATTTGTGCTCCGGTAGGTTTTTTCCATCACTGGATGCTTAGTCCTGGGCCTTCTATCACTTTCATAATATGTTTTCTAAACAttccaacctaatttccttctttaacagggttactgacctaatggatggggggaagctgtagatgttaAACCTCTtgattttatttcagagtaacagccgtgttagtctgtattcgtaaaaagaaaaggagtacttgtggcaccttagagactaaccagtttatttgagcatgagctttcgtgagctacagctcacttcatcggatgcatagcatatcgtggaaactgcagaagacattatatacacacagagaccatgaaacaaaacttcctcccaccccactcccccgctggcaacagcttatctaaagtgatcatcaagtagagccatttccagcacaaatccaggttttctcacccttcccccccccccccccccccccccccccccccccccccccccccccacacacacacacacacacatacaaactcactctcctgctggcaacagcccatcccccttgattatcatgcgcattataaagaggggtttcaaagggggatgggctgttgccagcaggagagtgagtttgtatgtgtgtgtgtgggggggggggggggaagggtgagaaaacctggatttgtgctggaaatggctctacttgaggatcactttagataagctgttgccagcgggggagtggggtgggaggaagttttgtttcatggtctctgtgtgtatataatgtcttctgcagtttccacgatatgctatgcatccgatgaagtgagctgtagctcacgaaagctcatgctcaaataaactggttagtctctaaggtgccacaagtactccttctcttgattttagtcaggcttttgaGACAGTGCAATGTGACAttgtcataagcaaactagggaaatatggtgtTGATGAAATTGACTATGAGGTggttgcataactggttgaaagacttcCTCGAAGAGCAGATATCAATGGTTAGCTGTCAAACTAGGAGGACTtacctagtggggtcctgcaggagtcTGTCTTGGGTTGGCACTATTccatattttcattcatgacttcaataatggagtggagagaatgcttataaaatttgtagatgatgcCAAGTTtgagggttgcaagcactttgaaggacagaattagaattcaaaagggcCTTGATATatgggagaattggtctgaaatcaacaagatgaaattcagcaaagacaagtgtaaagtatttgcacttaggaaggaaaaatcaaatgcacaattacaaaatggagaataaccaTAGGTGgtagttctacagaaaaggatctggaaggGTTATAGTAGACTGCAAaatgaatgagagtcaacaaatgtgatgcagttgcaaaaaaggctactaTAATTTTGGAGTGTATTAATAGGAGTTTTGTATGTAAcacatgggaagtaattgtcctgATCTATGTGGCACTGGTGAGGgcttagctggagtactgtgttcagttttgggcaccacgcttcaagaaagatgtggacaaactggagagagaagactgagcggggacctgaaaagtcttcaaatatgttaagggttcttataaagaggatggtggtgtatttttctccatgtccgctgaaagtaggacaagaagtaatgagcttcatctacagcaaaggagatttaggttagatattaggaaaaactttctgtaaggatagttaagtgcAGGAACAGGCTTCCACAGGAGGTTGAAGAATccccattggagatttttaagaagaggttggacaaacacttgtcaggaatggtctaggtttacttgatccagcctcagcacagggagctggactagatgagctctttATGTCCCTTTCTGtgctacatttctctgattcctTGGGGAAAACTACGCTGTAGCCAAAAGATATCAGGAGATCTGTTACTGATTTACAGCATAAATTCTTTTTGGTTAATTTCTTTCTGTTCTCATAGTGCTACTTCCTCTGATTACCCCTTAACTAACCCTCCTTCTAGACAAAAATCTTTATTAAACTCCACTTAAGGTTGAGAGCACTTATCTGCAAATTAAGGtcgaaaaaaaaatctttacaagaAGTTTTGTTGTAATAAAAATGTgaggaaaaaagattaaaaaccagggcaattcagagttaaggacaaACCTTTTAAGAGAAATCCACGTGTTTGAAACTATGGAAACACACAGTTGAGATGTACAAGCACTCTTAACTGTGCCCTTGTAATGAGATCAAACTTGACGCTTACACACTTGTTCTCACCCTAGATCTTTCTCATATTTACTTGCCAGACAGCTGTCCTCTGATTCTGTTGTTCGTTTCCACTAGGTGGCGTTAGGATTTGTAAGTACTGAATCATGCTTTGCTCACGTTTCTAATTCCTGCTGGCTGTCATGGTTTGGTTCAGTCCTCATATGGATTTGTCCTCCTGGATTTGGTGTCACTGGCAAACTTGATCATGGCTGAATTTGCTTGCTTGATGCAGGGAAATGTGTTTGTCTGTGAGGTGCACAGAGCACATCACTAGTGGTCTCTAAATCCTTTAGGTCGTGGATTCTCTATGTGGGGTTCATGAGCAGATTCTTAATCTGGAGGCTTTATTGAGCCGGCATTTCTTGCAAACATTCATGGTCTTATTATTATTGGGGCACTCCATCCCCCACGTGCCATGAAGTCCCTGATCAAAACACTTCCTTTTAAATTGCATGGTAGAACCTTTCTATACAACACAAATGACTGGGAAGATGGAGATTTCAATCAATTATTTGACAAATAGTGGaagcatttaattttaatttgtttaggTTTTAATATAGTAAAAGTTTAATATTACATTATTTAATCTGTATAACAAATAGATTGGATAATATAAAAGTCAAGACAAAACGTTTTGATGCTATCAATGCAAAAGTTCAGGAATTCGTTTGTAGAAATTTTTGGCTCTCTGTTCCGAATCTGAAtgaagttgtgtttttttttgtttttgtttttttttttaaatgttggagcTTCTCACAGAATGGAGATTCTGGTTCCTGACCTGTTCTAGCTTTTGTTGTGACAGTTACTGAGTGAGTTGTTCAGAGAGCTGTGAATGACCAAGGTTCTGTTCTGATTGAAGGGGCCTCCTTTGGGCTTCCAATACTCTGCCTTGTTTAAATTCTTCTGTgttgtccccctcctccccacccccccgcccccaggcatCTTTTAACACATGACAgagttcaaaacagaactagatcagaggttctcaaacatcattgcaccgcgacccccttctgacaacaaaacgTACTATACGACTccaggagtggggactgaagcctgagtccgTCTGATTCttactgccctgggcagggaaggggtcaAAGCTGAAGACCAAGGGtttcagccccagcctgggggcctgtaacctgagccctgccacccagggctgaatacctcaggcttcggcttcggcaccagggcttgggcttcagccccgaaccccagcaagtctaagccagccctggtgaccccattaaaagggggtcgcgacccacagtttgagaaccgctgaactagataaattcctggaggataggtccatcaatggctattagccaggatggataggtgaaggtgtccctaccctctgtttgccagaagctgggactgggtgacgggctggatcacttgatgattacctgttctgttcattccctctgggacacctggcattggccactgttggaagacaggagactgggctagatggacctttggtctgacccagtgtggccgttcttatgttcttattacctACTGAACTATCTACCCAGCAGGTTAAAAAGGGGACTTTGCTTTTCAGTGCATATGTTGCCATTAGGTGCTTCGAAATCCTTCGTAGTTATATTTCCTCTGATTACTCTTTAACAGCTGCACAACATTGCCTTCTTTTTCTCTGCTCTCTCTTCTAGCATTACCTCTTCAATCCCACATCCATCCTTTTGGGATAGCGCCTAGAGCATCTGGGTGGCAGGGCCATTGCTCTGAGCACACATACAATTCCCCATGCTCTTAATTCCTAGTATGGCTTTCCAGGTTCTCAGCATGCACTGACCTTACTTTTCAGAGAACCTCCCTCGGGTGCTGGATAAAACTGTGACCCAGAGACCGCTTGATGCCAACTGACAGAGGGCACAGGAGGTGCCTATGGGCTGTCAGGGATCCCCTGGGCCAGGTATATACATGTTAGTACACCAAAGGGTGGTACGTAAGGTGGCTATCGTAAGCCAGGAGCCCACTAGTcgtaatcattgcaaaatgtacatatggataatatttaaggctTTATGTATCTATACTAacaattatgttcttaaaggcTAGGAGTTTACTGCTCTCTCTGGTCCTGTGGGTATTGCATATTGTATGCTTTGTAATGGGCGCCTAGTTGCACACTGAACCAAATGCTAATCAAGAGATTGTGCAGTCAAGAAGAAAGAGGTGTACATGAAAAATCAACCAGCAGGGGGCATACAGTTTACAAATAAGGCCAATGGCTTGTGGGGATATCACCGGAGGTGCCAAGATGCACCCTGGATCCTTTCACCAAGGCGGCAAGCTGACACCGTGTTAAGTCTCATGAAAGAGGGATCCCAGTCAGGCCTGGCTGTAAAGCGCTGGTGACTAATACTGCATTAGACAGGAGACTATCTTTTTACTTAAGTCCTGGGTCTAAAATGCATGTTGGAATTTTATTTGACACgtagccatttgtttccagtgTTGCTTCGTGCTATCCCTCGAATCTCCGCACTTGCTAAGTAAACTTTTGCTTGTTTTCTCTATCAACATATCTCAGCACTGTGCGCCCAGcggagcagtgatctgaggtaGAGCTGGGATATACAGCTGCTTTGGGAGCAGTGGCTCTGAATGCTCCGAGTGTCCAGTGGACCATGGACTGGATACTCCAGGGTACGCTCAGAGGGCTTGAGGGGTGGCGTGTTGCAGTGGAGCCTGCGTAGGCCTGGAGGGGAGTGTTTGTGTTGCCagaggtgtcagggagctgaccccgggcaggcacagacaaggctccctcatgctaagggcaggtggtagcatgGTGCCTCCCAATCCTGGGGACCGCTGGAAAGCATCACAAAAACCCCTGTCCTGGTCCTTAGCTGCCTGCTTAGGTAAATCACCTacattcctcccctccctcatccAGGCTATACCAAGAAGCAGCGTCTCCTGTCCAGAGgggggatgtgattcccagctaaGCAGACAGCAAAGCTGTTGAGTTTGTTACAAAGCCAGGGGGCAAAAAAAGAAATATCAGGATTTTTTTGGTACAAGTTTTATTTCTAGCTGGGGATGTCATTTAAATGACTGTCAAGGTGCAGCGCGGCGAGGATTAATGCATCCTATTGGACTGGCTTTTGGTCTTGCAAAGCCTCGTAGATGGCAAATCATGTGGCTTCATCCCTTCTGTAGAGTAGGTGGTCTAGGAAAACGGCGATTCTTGGTCACAGGCCGAGTCCACCATGCAGCCctctgaagagaaacaaaagcaCGTAAAAGGAAACGCTGCATGAATTTGGCCACTGGAGTTACGTATAGCTCTGCTGGATAACAccttaggccagatcctcagctgatgtaaatgcaTGTAGCTCCATGGAAGACACTGGTACTATACCAAGATACGTGTCTGAGGGTCTGGCCTAGGATGTGTGTGTGGTGCCTTTCCTGCAAAGGGAAAGCTATTATAAACTATTCCTGCTGGGTGAGTTTCGCTTCTGTGCATGGGGTTTGGCCTGATGTGATTCTGCTGCTAAATTTGCCTGCGGCAATGACCAGGCTAATTGAGATTTCTCTCctctgggaaaggaggaaactGCCTGGTCTGTCACCCATATTAACTTCCCCACTTCTTCTCTGTCCACAATTACTATGGCCTGAGCAGTAGATAATGGCCCACGGCCTTTGCAGAACTCTTGCCACTGCGTGCTGTCCagagatctccaagtgctttccaaacatcagtcaatggagctgtgaggCTGAAAGTATAATGATCCCTactttactgatggggaaactgaggcatgaagtgGTTAAGTAACTGGCCCAGGGTCCCtcagggagtctgtagcagaggcagGGTAAAGCTCATATCTACTaagccccatctcctctccccccaccccaatctcttAATCACAAGGCCCGTTTTCCCCATGTTAAAAGTGCATGGGAGTATTGAGAATAGATAGGAAGTGTTACTTTAACAGCCGTAAattgtgggtgtgggagggattgTGCTCTAGTTCATATGGAGCTATGGTTAAAGTCAAAGCTAAGCAAGTGCTCTCTCACCGTTGTTACAGCAGATCCCAGGGGCTGCGCAGGTCCCACCACTGGGCCCGCATGGCTTCCTGCCAGACTCGCAGGGTGTTGGCAGGTAATTCTCTTCTTGACATCGCAGGGTTTCTGAAGTACCGAAGTAGCATCCCATCTCTGCTCCGCAGCAGATGCTAGGGCCAAAGCAGTGGCCTTTGTTCCTAGGCCCACAGGGGATGCACTGGTGGGAGAGAGAAACCCAAAGGCTGGTTAACGGGGAAAACAGCAACCCTAGTTGCTTGggtcctgattcaaagcccattggaaAGACTGCCACTGCGCTCAGTCCATTGAGCCCTTAGGATGGTGTCTTTCTGCCATCATCTGCCAGTATTTAAGGAGCCCCTGTATGCTCTGCTCAGGCCTAGCGCTTCAGTTCTAGTTTTTCAACTGGTATTAGAAACCTTACTAGAAAGCGAAATCTTCTCATGGGATCTCTCTGTGGAACTGGATGTGGTGGGAAATGATATGTTCTCTGGAGGGGTCAGAACCCCAACCCCAATAACCTGGGCTCGCATCCCCAGAAAGTGAAACCGACTGGAAAATAACTAGGCGTCcctgtggcaccatagagactaacaacccatgaaagcttatgcccaaataaatttaaaacCCACCTCATCggagacatggagtgaaaataACTAGCAGCACCCCAAACTGAAATTGACCAGTGCAGGTGTCACTATTCTAGCtcgggggtgtgcgtgtgtgagagggtgggggagggggaagcaaacacgacctgggagtgggagggataaaggatcattttgttttgtgattgTTAAATAATTGACGCTGTTAGTTGCCAGCCCAGGGAGGGAATTGTTTGGAAACATTGCATTAGACGGTGCCCCTTTCATAAACAGGTGAGACCATCCTGAGCAAATTGGGCTAAACTAATCCagggtgtaactccactgaccacGGTAGTGTTTGATACTTGGCAAGTGACTCCTATTTAGAGAACTCTGCTCCGCTTGCTGGGCTGGGTCTCCTAGTGTATTCTGCTGTGTATTTCTTTAATTAAGCACAGTGTTTAGCTGCGCTAACAGCTTTCCTAGGCCCCAGCTAGATGATGATTTTTATGTGAAAGTCCCCAAGTTTTGCCTGAAGATCAATGACCCGAGGCGGGCAGTGGAGCAGCTATTGCTGTGGGTTCTACCGAACACTGGTGCCTCTGTGTATCAGTTCAGGGTTAAAGCTCCTGGCAGCCCTACCCACTTGAAAGCAGCCAGATCCTAACATTTGACCTAGGAGTTCATTGGCTAGGAAAAGGGATGctttgaaaaacagaacaaattgCAGGTCACATGAACAAATATAGACCTCACCCCCACCTCCGGACTTTGCTTTTAGTTGCACTGTCCCAGGCTTATTGACTACAGTTGCACGGGTTCAACAGAGAGCAGAATTACGTCTTATTTTAATACATCACTAATCGCTGGGTAGCTTTCTCGAATCTAACCAATGCAAACGTATTCCCTCCTCACCCAAATTGTGGCCCTAACCAGCATCTCTTATGCAGTGGCCTCCCACCTTAGGGAAATATTGCTCCAGAAGATTTTGCCTCCCTCAGAACCATTTGATTAAATGGCGTTACAGGGAGTATGATTGGATTCATTCCCTTTGCCCCCCTGTCTCCCAGTGTAGCTGGTACTGGGGATGATATCTCCTCTCATGTGTACAGGATACACATTATAGCTATACAGACTGACTCAGAATATGATCAGTAAAATATTCCTCTGAAGCAAAATAGCTCTTAACATTGTGGCATAGGTTTGGAAAGGCTGCAGGCCTTTTCTTCCCCAGTCCCGACTGTGCCTGTGCCCCAAGAATGGGCCGGCAGCTGGAGGAACATGTAGCAGAGCACTGAAAACTCATCTCAGCCAGCGACTGCCCCTTATGTGGCCCACCTTGCTCTTCTCCCAAAGCCAGCGAGTGGTAACTGGCCAGCGGCCTGCTGCTGGTCTATCACAGCTATTTCTTGGCTGGCCACCTCCCGCCAGCCGGCCGGCATTCCTGACACGCGACGCAGACTATTTGCCTGCATCCCTGTGGTGTTTTCCTCTGTGTTTCAGCATGTGCGCTCAGCCCCCTCAAGGCTCCTTGCTCCAGGCTAGTCCCGCTGCCACTGCCCCAATCCAGTTCTCGTCCCCTCTGCATCTGAGTCAGGCagcttcttccttctcttccaaGCTGCATGGGCACCCACCGGCGGGTtgctgagagcacaggagagaatctTCTCTTCTGTTAACTCTGGTGCCTGGCATCACAGTGCCCTCTCCCCGCCCGCCTGCCCACAGCAACTGGGAACACAATTGCAGAGAAAggcctgctcagccccagcagtcccgggctggagcatgctcagtcattCTGTGGGAATGGGTCATACACACGCCAGTCCCATGTAGCACATGAGAGGGGCTGGCACATGCTCAgggcagatggaatcttcagagaatttagctgccaaactctaacaccTCTCTATTAAGTAAGTACAGAGGCTTGTAACGTGGCCAGATTTGAGTGCTTTATTCCACGGggctggcaaaaggcacatccctgataccAGGGTGACCCCACTCCCAAATTTCAGGTCCCGTCTCCAAAGAAGGGGGATGCTAGAGCGCCTCAACAAAACAGATGTAcgaatttgttttttaatatgggcaaaacagTCAGTCTATGCTCCCCCGGACATCTCATTCTTGGAAGTGGCCAAGATATTTTAGCTGAACCTTTCAAAAGACAATTCAAGccgaggcagacacccagcacgGTACATTTCAAACCAAGcagttgaagtttggcaaagttataaggaactgaaaacaCAGACCTATATGGGGAAGTATTGAACAACCTTCAAAATAGAGGCTGCTCCCAGACCTGCCTATAAGGCAATCTGATATAGATAGCTACACTGGTAACAGTATTTACAATTCACCACCAAATTAGACTTCTGATGTCCTCAGTACAGCTGGGCTGATAATTGTAGTACAATAGTGCCTGGAGAACCTGATTGAAATGGGACCCGATTGGGCCGGGTGCCGTACACACGCACATAAAGCCAGCCCCAGAGGGTTTACActttaaagagacaagacagcTAAAGGAAAGATTATTATCCCcagtgtacagatggggaactaaggcacagagagattaaaggacttgcccaagatcacacagcgtgtctgtagcagagctggggattgaatccagatctctggCCTCCCTCTCAGTCTCCATCCAATGCTTTGACCACAAGACCAAGGCTGAAAAGTCTGGCTGCTTACCGCTCATCTGCAATGGGGCTCGTGCATGTGTTCCactgttttttaaacacactttcAGCTTTAGCTGCGTCAGTAATATATTATTTAAAGACGCTGAATGAAGTCCTGACGATCACAAGATGCACTTCTCTACTGCCCATGAGTTTGGCACACACTATAGTCTATGCTTTCCTAATTGGCTGAACATTGAACACAGAGACAGCTGGAATGGGGgacaggagaagggaaggaaaagagggaCTTGGTAATGAATGTTAGTTAATGCTTGTTCAAAGCTTTACAAAATTCACACCACAGCTATGTGAAGGAAGTTGGTGAGCCAGAGTCTAGCTGCGCGTGGTGTTGATCAGGGTATCAAAACATACGCGTGTCTAGTTGCTAGGGTTTAGACAGCTGCCATCGCAGCTGGCACAGCTCAGTCCCTTGCCAGCAATCTCTCCTTTCGCACCCTGGACGTGATCCTTTTGGGTGGGAGTTGAGGGCTTCGGCACAGTATCAGGGCAGCTTGGGACCGTCACGCTTACAGGCTGTCAATGAGGAGTCTTTACCCAGATTCACCGTAACAGCCTGACGGTAAGGAAAGCATCACGTACCTTTCTGACATCCATGTCCAAGACCGATCGCTTTCCTCCGATGGGGCAGTTCTGGATGTAACAGGCCGAGGAGAGAGCCAGGAGCCACAAGAGGCAGATGGCGAGGGCGTTCTGAGACATGGTGGCTGCTGCTGACCCTGCTTCGCTCTCGAGTGGGCTCAGGAAAGCCCTCCAGGTTTTGTCTTCGCTCCTCCCGGGGTGCCTGTATATATAGCACCTGCTGCAACTACTTAGACATGCCACCACCATCGTCACTCATTTCCCTTAAAAAATACAAGGCATTGCTTTTCACACCAACTAGCACTGCTAATAATCCAGGGTCGAGGATGTGAGGTCAGCGAAGAAGGAATCATTTGCTCCTTGGTGCTTATTCCAAACATGGCGAGACATAAGTTCACGTCTACAAGTTTCCTTTAATTGGCACAGTCAGTCGGGGCCGCTGGGGGTCAGCGAGCAGAGTTGGCATGGCCCTCACCTTCCCTTGAAGTCCTAGGATGCGGCAATTCCCTGCTTTGCTCCTGGCAGAAGAATATTTTCTAACAGTTACATTTCATCACGCACCTTTCAGCCCAAGAGGCTCCAAAAGCAGTACACAAATATCAACAGGCAGCAttaccccaactatacatatgctatgatggggggctaatttagctacaactaatcaggagaaagaccttggagtcatcgtggatagttctctgaagacgtccacgcaatgtgcagcggcagtcaaaaaagcaaatgggatgtcaggaatcatctcaaaaaaagatatactggcattagaaaaggttcagagaagggcaactaaaatgattaggggtttggaacgggtcccatatgaggagagattaaagaggcttggacttctcagcttggaaaagaggagactaaggggggatctgatagaggtatataaaatcatgagtggtgtggagaaagtgaatgaggaaaagttatttacttgttcccataatataagaactaggggccactaaatgaaattaatgggcagcaggtttaaaacaaataaaaggaagttcttcttcactcagtgcacagtcatcctgtggaactcgAGTTAAGTatagggtagtgatcaatggctccatgtctagctagCAGCCAGTATCCAgcgagtgccccaagggtcagtcctagggccggttttgttcaatatcttccttaatgatctggaagatggtgtggattgcaccctcagcaagtttgcagatgacactaaactggaagcatggtagatacgctggaggatagggataggatacagagggacctagacaaattagaggattgggccaaaagaaatctgatgaggttcaacaaggacaagtgcagagtcctgcacttaggacagaagaatcccatgcaccgctacagactagggaccaagtggctaggcagcagttctgcagaaaaggacctaggggttacagaggatgagaagctggatatgagtcaacagtgtgcccctgttgccaagaaggctagcagcattttgggctgtatacgtaggggcattgccagcagatcgagggaagtgatcattcccctctattcagcattggtgaggcctcatctggagtactgtgtccagttttgggccccacactacaagcaggatgtggaaaaattagaaagagtccagtggagggcaaccaaaatgattagggggctggaacagatgacttatgaggagaggctgagggaactgggattgtttagtctgcagaagagaagaatggggtggggcggatttgatagctgctttcaactacctgaaagggggttccaaagaggatggctctagactgttctcagtggtagcagaggacagaac is from Chelonia mydas isolate rCheMyd1 chromosome 4, rCheMyd1.pri.v2, whole genome shotgun sequence and encodes:
- the LOC102933747 gene encoding neurophysin 1 → MSQNALAICLLWLLALSSACYIQNCPIGGKRSVLDMDVRKCIPCGPRNKGHCFGPSICCGAEMGCYFGTSETLRCQEENYLPTPCESGRKPCGPSGGTCAAPGICCNNEGCMVDSACDQESPFS